The Urbifossiella limnaea nucleotide sequence CCACGCAGTACGGCACCGCCGGCATCACCGCCAGCAGGCACTCGCGGATCGCCGCCGGCTTCCCCGGCAGGTTCACGATCAGCGTCTTGCCGCGAACCCCCGCCGTCTGCCGCGACAGGATCGCCGTCGGCACACTCCGCAGCGACACCGCCCGCATTAACTCGCCGAAGCCGGGCAGCAGCTTCTCGCAGACCGCCTCGGTAGCCTCGGGCGTCACGTCGCGCGGGGCCGGGCCGGTGCCGCCGGTCGTCACCACCAGCGCGCAGCCCTCCTGGTCGCACAGCTCCGTCAGGTTCAGCTCGATGGTGTGCAGCTCGTCCGGCACGACGCGCCGGACCGGCTCCCACGCGCCGGTCAGCATCTCGGTGAGAGCGTCGAAGACGGCGGGGCCGCCGCGGTCCTCGTACTCGCCGCGGCTGGCCCGGTCGGAGACGGTGAGGATGCCGATCTTGGGGGGCATGGGCATTCGGGAGTCGGGATTCGGGATTCGCGGTCGAGCCGAACCCGGCGCGACCCCTGGGTATACTAACCGCCCGGGAGGGGTGGCGAACGTCCGTCTGCCCCGAATCCCGAATCCCGAATCCTGAATCCTCCCAGACCCATGCGTACCTGGTCCTTCCAGTCGGCCGGCAGCCTCCTCTTCGGCCGCGGCGCGGCCGGGCACCTCCCCGACGTCGCCCGCGGCCTCGGCGCCGGCCGCGTCTTCGTCGTCGCCGACCCCACCCTCCAGAAGGTCGGCACCCTCGACGCGGTGGTCAAGCCGATCCTCGCCGCGGGGATGATGGTCGAGACGTTCCTGGTCGAGAAGCCGGAGCCGGCGGTGGAGGTCGTGCGGGCCGCGGCGGCGAAGGCGCGGGCGGCCGCGCCGGCCGTGATCCTCGGCCTCGGCGGCGGGTCGAACATGGACGTCGCGAAGCTGGTGTCGCTGGTGCTGGCGCACGGCGGCGACCCGCTCGACTACACCGGCGACTGCCGCGTCCCCGGCCCGATCCTGCCGACGATCGGCGTGCCGACCACCGCCGGCACCGGCTCCGAGGTGTCGGCCGCGGCCGTGTTCGGCGACTCGGCGCGGCAGATCAAGGTGAGCTGCCTCAGCCCGTTCCTGCGGCCCGACGCGGCGGTCGTGGACCCCCTGCTGAGCGCGTCGTGCCCGCCGAAGGTGACGGCCGACAGCGGCATCGACGCACTGACGCACGCGATCGAGGCGTTCACCGCGATCGACAACGACCTGTTCCCGCTGCCGAGCGGCGAGAAGACGGTGTACCAGGGGAAGAACCCCATGGCCGACGTGATGGCGAAGGAGGCGATCACGCTGGTCGGCAAGTACCTGCGGCGGGCGGTGGCGAACGGCGACGACCTGGAGGCCCGCGACGGCATGGCGCTGGCCGGCACGCTGGGCGGGCTGGCGTTCTCGAACGCGGGGGTGGCGCTGGTCCACGCGATGGAGTACCCGGTGGGCGGCGCCGTCCACGTGTCGCACGGGGCCGGCAACGGCCTGCTGCTGCCGTTCGTGATGGAGTTCAACCGCCCCGCGGCGGTGCGGACACTGGCGAAGCTGCCGGCGCTGCTGGGCGCGCCGGACGCGGACGAACCGGACGAGGACGCGGCCGTGCGGGCGGTGGCGATGGTGGCGAAGCTGCGGGAGGACATCGGCATCCCGACGCGGCTGCGCGACATCGGGGTGACGGAGGCGATGCTGCCGGGCTTCGCGGAGAAGGCGTTCGCGATCAAGCGACTGATGCGCGTGAACCCGCGGACGCCGCAGTCGGCGGCGGAGATCGAGGCCGTGTACCGGGCGGCGTTCTGACCCCGCTCGGGAGCTTTTCCGTTACACGCACGGCCCCGCGAGCCGGCGCGACGCCGGCCGCAGCGCCCACGACGCCACCGCGAGCGCCAGCATCACCGCCGGCGGGATCAGGTCCGTCGGCGGGTCGTTAATCGACAGGTGCGCCGCTACCGCGCCCGTCAGGTTGATCACGAAGCCCGCGTACGCCCACTCCTTCGCCCGCGGCAGGCCCGGCAGCAGCACCACCACCGCCCCTGCTAGCTTCCAGAAACCCAGGATGCGGAAGAAAGACGACGGGTAGCCGAGCTTTGCCGTCTCCTCGTCGAAGCCCGCCGGTTGCACCAGGTCGCCGAACCCGCCGGCCAGGTAACCCAGGCCGAGCAGCACCGTCGTCACCCAGTACGCGATCGTGCGCATCTTTGACGCCCTCCCGGTTCCGCGGTCTGTGCGGGCGTATACCCGCAACCGCCGGGGCGGTCAACTTCAACGGCGCGCCGCGCGCCGTAAGATGACCCGGCCGCCGGAGCCGGAACCGATGCCGGATGCCCCGTCCGACCACACCCTGCCGTCCGCCGGCGCCGGCGACCTCGCCGACCTGTCCGGTCGCACCCTCGGCGGCTTCCAGCTCGTCCGCAAGATCGGCGCCGGCGGCATGGGGCAGGTCTACCTCGCCCGCCAGCTGTCGCTCAAGCGGCCCGTCGCGCTCAAGCTCCTGAAGGCCGACCTCACCAAGAACCCCACCGCGCTCAAGCGATTCGAGGCCGAGGCGCACGCCGTCGCCAAGCTGAACCACCCCAACATCGTCCAGGTCTACGAGTTCGGCGAGCACGACGGCCTCCGCTACATGGCGCTGGAATACGTCGAGGGGCGCAACCTCCGCGAGTACCTCGCCCGCAAGGGGCCGCCCGAGCTGGCCGTCGCCCTCAGCATGATGCGGCAGATCGCCACGGCCCTGACCCGCGCCCACGAGCAGGGGCTCGTCCACCGCGACATCAAGCCGGAGAACATCCTCGTCACCAAGCGCGTCGAGGTGAAGGTCACCGACTTCGGCCTGTCGCGGTTCTTCGCCCCCGGCGAGGCGCTCAACCTCACGCAGTCGGGCGTCACCCTCGGCACGCCGCTGTACCTGTCGCCGGAACAGGCCCAGGGGAAGGCCGTCGACCACCGCAGCGACCTGTACTCGTTCGGCGTCACCGCGTACCACCTGCTCGCCGGCGAGCCGCCGTTCCGCGGCAGCACGGCCGTCGAGGTGGCGCTGAAGCACGTCACCGACCGGCCGCCGCCGCTCGCCGGGCTGCGCCCGGACCTGCCGGCGGACCTGTGCGGACTCGTCCACAAGCTGATGGCGAAGGAACCGGGCGACCGCTACCAGTCGGCCCGCGAGGTGCTGCGCGACCTGGCGAAGGTGAAGGAGGGGCTGACGCTCGGCCTGCCGCCGCGGCCGCCGGGCGCGCCGCTGCCGCCGACGCCGTCCGGCCCGCAGCCGACGGCGTTGACGCTGTCGGGCACGGTGAGCGGGTCGGCGGCGACGCTCGGCTTCTCCGGGGTGGTGCCGGTCGCGCCGCCGGTGCGGTGGGGCCGGTGGGTGGCGGCCGGGCTCCTGGCGGTGGTCGCGGCGGCCGGCGGGGCGGCAGGGTACGCGGCCCTTCACCCGCCGCCGGCGCCGCCGACCCGGCCCGCGCCCCCGCCGCTCGTGGGGCTGCCCGACGTGCGGCCGCCAGAGCGGATCACCACGGCCCGGGAGCGCGAGCTGGTCGCGGCGCTGGACCGCCGCAAGACGCCGCCGGACGAGTGGAACGCGGCCGCGATCGAACTGGCGCTCCTGTACCTCCGCGAAGGCCGGCTGGACGACGCCGACGCGCGGTTCGAGCAACTGGAGAAGGCGCCGTTCGTGCTGCCGGTGGCGACGGCCGAGGCGAAGCTGGCGGGTAAGCTCGGCCGCGGCGTGGTGCTGGCGTACCGCGACGGCGACCCGAAGCACCCGGACGCGGCGAAAGAATCGACGGCCGCGTTCCAGGCCGCGCTGGCGCTGCCGATCCCGGCCGGCGTGGCGAAGGCGAAGGCGGACAAGGGGAGCCCGCCGCCGGCAGTGGTTTGGGCGCAGGGCTTCTTGTACCGGCACCCGGACCTGGCTCACGCGGTGGCGGAAGCGCTGACCCGCGACGCGGCCAACGGGGTGCGACTGCCCCCACCGCTGGAGGCGCTGCGGGCGCCTCGCGCCGCGGGCAAGTCAGGGTGATCGGTATCACCCCCACCCGGGCGCTACCCGGCACCCGGATCGCCCACCCCCAGCAACTCGGCGGCGTTCGTCCGCACGGTGGCGCAGAACTGCTCCAGCGGCAGGTCGTCCGGGTCGTACGCGAACGGCTGCTCCACCTCCTCCGCGGTCAGCTCGATCCCTAGCAGGAAGTACACGATCACCGCCTGCACCAGCAACGCCCACACTCCGAGGACGTGCACGAGGTGCCACGGCAGCAGCAAGAAGCTGAACAGCAGCCCGTGCCGCAGGAGCGCCAGGAACGTCCCCGGCAGCGGCGTGTTCCGCACCTTCTCGCACGCCCCGCACACGTTCATGTAGGCGGTCGCGTGCGGGTCGAGCGCCAGCTGGCCGAACCCGTCGATCCGCCCCTCGGCCTTCCACCGGCGGATCAATGCCAGGACGCGCCCGGCCAGTTCCGCGGGCACGTGCGCCGGCGTCGCGGCGTCCGTCCCGAACCCGGGCACCTCCTGGAGCTTCACCCCCTCCCGCAGGTGCCGCATGAGCGCGAACGGGAAGCCGGCGACGAGGTCGAACAGCTCGCGCCGGTCGGCGGCGGGCGGGTCGGCGAGACGGATGGCTTTCAGACACAGGTTGCGGCTGTGGTTCGTCAGCTCGCCCCACAGGCAGCGCCCTTCCCACCAGCGGTCGTAGGCGGCCTTCGTGCGGAACCCGACGAGGGCGCCGAGTACGAGGCTGTTGATGAGGCTGGTGGCCGCCAGCCACCCGCCCTGCATGTCGGGGTTGGAGGGGTACAGGAAGTAGACGGCGGCGGTGTACGCGGTGGTGACGACGAGGATGCGCTGAAGCCGGCGCAGAACCGCGGCCGGCCACACCCAGGAGTAGATGTTGCGGTAGGGCTCGGGCATTTTTCGGGACTGTGGGACTGTGGGACTGTGGGACCGGGCGGGGGAGGGGGCGTCAGGTTCCCACAGTCCTTCGCCCCCACAGTCTCACTCGTTGTACGACACCGCCCGACCGAACCGCTCCGCCAGCGCCCGCCGCGCCGCCGCACCCAGCGGCCGCGCCGCCGCGCCCCGGTCGCGCAGCTCCAGCCGCACCAGCTCGCCGAGGTGCGGCGACTCCGCCAGCGCGAGCGCCCCCGCGTCGGTGAGGCCGCAGTCCTTCAAGTTCAGCTCCACCAACCCCGCGAGGTGACGACTCCCCGCCAGCGCCTCGGCGCCGCGGTCCTCCACCGGGTTCCCCGACAGGTCCAGCACGCGCAGGCCGCGGGCGTTCCGGCTCTCGGCCAGCACCCGCACCGCGCTCGGCCCCAGCCGGTTGTCCGACAGGTCGAGCCGCCGGACGCCCGCGAACCCGCCCGTCGAGGTCAGCGCCTTCACCCCCGGCACGCCCGGCAGCGTCCCCGCCAGCTCCAGCACCTCGAGCCGCTTCACGGCGCCGCTCTCGACCAGTGCCGCCACGCCGTCGGTCTTCAGTCCCTTGTTCTCGCTCAGGTCGAGGTGCTCGACGGTGGCCATCAGTGGCAGCGCGAACAGGTGTGCCGCGTCGGCCGCGGGGAGGTCGGCGAGCGACAGGTTGAGGTGCCGCAGCTGCCCCGGCCGGTCGGCCGCGGCGAGCGCGTCGACGAGCAGCGCCGGCGGCAGGGCGTTGTTGTGCAGCGTCAGCGCCCGCAGCCGGGGGAACAGGTCGGACGCGGCCAGGTGCGCCAGCCCGCCGGGGCCGATCCCCTGGTGCTCGAACGCCAGCTCTTCGAGGCCCACGGCGTGCGGCGAGCGGACGAGCGGCCGCAGGTCGTCGGCGTCGAGCGGGAAGGTGGTGAATTCGAGCCGGCGGAGGCGGGCGAGGACCGGGGCGCCGGCGAGTTCGAGCAGGTCGGGCCGGGCACGGTCGTCGAACGCGACGGCCTGCACGGGGGCGAATGACAGCAGTCTGTCACCGCCGGCGGCGACGGCCTCGGCGGACAGGGCACCCACGAGCCAGGGGAAGCCGCGGCGGAACTGGTGGGTGCGCCAGGTGAGGCCGTCGGGGAGGGGCTTGGGGAGGGTGTGGGCCATGCCCCAGCCGCGGAACACGTCGGGGTCGAGGTGGCGGCACTTGGCCCAGAGCGGGTGGTAGTCGGGGACGCGGGCGAGTTCGACCTGGGTGCGGACGAAGGCGGCGCGGTGCGGGTCGCCGGCGTCGTCGAGGAAGTCGGCGAAGACGAGGCGCGGGGTGTCGTCGTCGGGGCGGTCGCACACGGCGGCGAGCAGGGCGGCGTGGTCGGTCATGGGGAGTGAGTCTATACCGGTCGCGCGGGCGAGGGGTAGCACAGTAGCGGCGTGGCGCGAAGCCGCGAGCGGTTTCGCGCCACGCCGCCGACAACCCTCACCCCGGCGCCAGCACCTTCAGCCCGACGATCCCCCCGACGATCAGCCCCGCGCACGCCAGCCGCCCGGCGGTCGCGGGCTCATCGAAAAGCGCGATCCCCAGCACCACCGTGCCGACCGCCCCGACGCCCGTCCACACGGCGTAGGCCGTGCCCAGAGGTAGCGTCCGCAACGCCACCCCGAGCAGCCCGAGACTCACGGCCATCGACGCCGCCGTGGCGACCGTCGGCCACAGGCGGGTGAACCCGTTCGTGTACTTCAGCCCGACGGCCCAGCCGATCTCGAACAGACCGGCGAGCAGGAGAACGACCCACGCCATGACACGCCTCCGCGTGCGGGCGGGGTCGTCCCCACCGAGTTGTTGACGAGCGCGGGGTCGTCCCCGCGTGGGCGAGCGAGAGAGAATACCCGTCCCGCCCGGAGGCCTTACCGCCCCTCGAAGTCCCGCGCGAACGCCGCCGGGGTCAACTCCGCGCCGGTGGCGTGGCGCGTCAGCCCCTTCCAGTCGAGGGTGCGGCCGGGGGCGAACACCTTGTCCTTCATGAACCGCCCGACGCGCGCGTCACCCACGTAGATCACCTTCCGCGGGTCCGGCTCTTTGTACACGTCCCGCGCGATGGCGTGGTGGACCTGCGAGGCGAACAGCTGGCCCATCATGTAGTTGTGGTAGTACACCGGCGCCGAGCAGACGTGAATCTTGCTCGCGAAGTCGGGGGCGTTACGGTTCGCCGGCTTCTTCACCCCCTGGTACCGCTCCACCAGGTCCCACCACAGCTTGTTCAGGTCCTGCGCCGGGTTCTCGTACATCCCCTTCTCGAACCGCAGCATCACCTGGCACCACCGGCTGAAGATCAGCAGCTGGTTCCGCCGCGTCCGGCTCGCGGCCTCCTCGAACGCGACCGGCGTGGCCAGCGGCAGGCCCATCTTCTCGATCCACGCCCGCGACTTGCTGAACCGCTCGAACTGCATCGCCACGCCCTCGGTGCTGAGGATGTGCGCCTCCGCCCGCAGCACGTACGGCAGCTTGTTCGGGATGTTCTTGCTGCTGTACACCGCGTGCCCGAGCTCGTGGAGCATCGTGCCCGCCCAGTACTCGTTCGGCTGGATGTTGGCGAGCACCCGCACGTCGCCCTCGCGGTCGATGTCCGTGCAGAAGGCGTGCGGGCTCTTGCCGGGCTTCTCCTGAAGGTCGCTCCGGACGAGTACGTCGTCGATCGGCAGCCCGATGCCGCGGTAGAAGTCGGAGCAGAGCTTGGGAATGTCCGCCCGCACGAACGGCGCGTCGAGGTTGGCCTCGAACACGGTCGGCGCTTCCTGGAAGAACGGGTCGTGGTAGTGCCACGCCTGGAGGGCGTTGGCCGCGACGCCGTACCGCTTGGCGAGCCGCTCGTCGATCTCGGCCTTGGCCGCCTCGAACGGCCCCTTCGTGAGCGCGTCCAGGTCGTCGAACAGCTTGATCAGCTCGGCGCCGTCCTGCTCGCTGAGCTTCAGTTGCAGCGCGTGGTAGTTGGCGAACCCGAGCGCCTTCGCGGCCTCGTTCCGCAGCCCGACCAGCTCCTTGAGGTCGTTCTCGACGACGGCCCCGACGCGCTTGCTGGCCTCCCACACGGCCTGCCGCTGGGCCGAGTCGTTGGAGTTCTTCAGGACGTTCCGCACGTCGCTGTCCGACAACTCGCGGCCGTCCACCCGCGCGCGGAAGACGTTGAACTGCTGCTCGACGGCGTTCGCCTTGCCGGTGATGCGGCGGAGCAGGTCCGGGGCGACCTGCTTCTCCAGGTACGCGAGGTACAGCAGCTCGACCTGCCGGGCGAGGATGGGGTCTTGAATCTGGTTGGCGTCCTTGGCCGTCTTCAGCGCCCGCAGCCGGCCGAAGGTGGCGCGGTCGGCGAGGGCGGCGTCGATGGCGTTCTGCGCCTCTTCCTTCTTCTTGAAGTCGTCGTCGCGGCCGGAGATGTTGGCGCGCCACCACGCGTGGCCCGCGGCGATCTCCAGCGGCTTGATGCGGGCCTCGTGGTCGGCGATGAACTTCTTGGCGTCGTCGTCGGGGGCGGCGAGGGCGGCATCGGGGGTGACGGCTCCGGCCACGGCGGCGCCTCCAGCGAGTAGGAAGGAACGGCGGTCGGGACCCATAACAGCTCTCCGCAATAAGGGCGGGCACTCGCCCGGGATTCACTGTCTACTGGCCACTGCCCACGGTCCACTACGTCGAGTAGACCCATTTTCCGAGCAGCAGCGCCGGGGGCAACAACAAAAGGATGCCCAGCCCCGGCAGCCCGACGAACGCGACCGCCAGCACGGCGTCGAGCCCGACCAGGCCGAGGACGCAGCGCTTGATCGCCGCCTGCACCTCCTTCGGCCCGGGGCTGCGGATCGCCCGGCGGATCGGCACCCCGACCACGAACCCGAACGCCACCAGCAGGTACGGGAACAGGATCGCGCTCGGCCCCGGCTCGACCGACACCCGCGCCCGCAGCACCAACGCTAGCACCAGTGACAGCCCGATGACACACGCGGCCGCGGTCAGGTGCCGGCGGCTGCTCTCGGTGGCTTCCGTGCGGGCGAACCACGTCACGCCGACGATGTACACGCCGACGACGCCGGCGGTGTGGAGCCGCAGCGGCAGGGGGAAGGCGTCGGCCGGGATGGCGGACAGGCCGAGGAGCACGTTCAGGAAGCGACACGCGGCCATCGCCACCGGGCCGAGCGGGGTGCGCTTCAGCCAGGCGTCGTACAGCAGCACCGCGGCGCCGAGCCCGACGCCGAGCAGCGGCGACCCCGCGACGAACGTGAGGCCAACCCCCACCAGGGTCAGCACACCGGCGAGCACGCCTGCGGTGCGAACGGTGATGCGGCCCGACGGCAGCGGCCGGAACGGCCGGTCGCGGCGGTCTTCGGCGAGGTCGAACACGTCGTTCCAGACCATCCCCGCGAGGTACAGGCACCCCGACGCCAGCGCCAGCAACGCGAGCGTGGTGAGGTAGGCGCTGGATTCCCAGCCGGCGTACACGGCGGCGCCGACGCACCCGGCGAGGGCGGTGTCGGCGAACGCGGTGAAGACGTTCGGCAGGCGCAGGAGCTGGGCGAACGCGAGGAAGCGCGGGTGCATGGGGAAAGTGTACTTGCTGCGCGAATGACGAATGACGAATGACGAATGACGACAGCAGCGGTTCGTCATTCGTCATTCGTCATTCGGCGGCCGGTTGCCGCACCCGCCGCGCCCTTCAACAATACCCCCATCAGACCCCCAGGTGACCCATGCCGAACAGCTTCGGAACCCTGTCCACCCTCCCGGTGGGCGGGAAGGCGTACTCCGTCCACCGCCTCGCCGTCCTGGAGCAGGTTCACCCGCAAGCCAAGAAGCTGCCGTTCTCCCTCAAGGTGCTCCTCGAAAACCTCCTCCGCAACGAGAACGGCCTGTCCGTCCGCAAGGCCGACATCGAAGCCCTCGCGCTGTGGCAGCCGAAGGCGGAGCCGACCACGGAAATCGCGTACACCCCCGCCCACGTGCTGATGCAGGACTTCACCGGCGTGCCCTGCGTCGTCGACCTTGCCGCTATGCGCGACGCGATGAAGGCCCTCGGCGGCGACCCGGCCCGCATCAACCCGCTGGTGCCGGTCGAACTCGTCATCGACCACTCGGTACAGGTGGACGACAGCGGCAACCCGCAGGCGTTCGCCAACAACACGCACCTGGAGTACGAGCGGAACCAGGAACGCTACCAGTTCCTCCGCTGGGGCCAGAACGCCTTCCGGAACTTCAAGGTGGTGCCGCCCGAGACCGGCATCGTGCACCAGGTCAACCTCGAATACCTGGCCCGCTGTGTGTTCGTGGACGAGCACGGAGCCGCCTACCCCGACACCCTCGTCGGCACCGACAGCCACACCACGATGATCAACGGCCTCGGCGTCCTCGGCTGGGGCGTCGGCGGCATCGAGGCCGAGGCGGCGATGCTCGGCCAGCCGGTGAGCATGTTGATCCCGCAGGTGATCGGCTTCAAGCTGCACGGCCACCTGAAGGAAGGGGCGACCGCCACCGACCTGGTGCTCACCGTCACGCAGATGCTTCGCAAGAAGGGCGTCGTGGGGAAGTTCGTCGAGTTCTACGGCCCCGGGCTGGCGCTGCTGCCGCTCGCCGACCGCGCCACCATCGCCAACATGGCCCCCGAGTACGGCGCCACCTGCGGCATCTTCCCCGTGGACGCCGAGACGCTGAAGTTTCTCCGCGCCACCGGCCGGCCCGAGGAACTGGTGGTGCTCGCCGAGGCGTACTACCGCGACCAGGGGATGTTCCACGACGCCGCGACCCCCGAGGCGGACTACACCGACACGCTCGAACTCGACCTGGGCACGGTCGAGCCGAGCCTCGCGGGGCCGACGCGGCCGCAGGACCGGGTGGCGCTCAAGGACGTGAAGAAGTCGTTCGCCGAGGCGCTGCCGAAGCTCAAGGCCGTGAAGAAGCCGATCCCCGCGCTGCCGATGACCGGGCCCGCCGTGTCTGACCCAGTGGACGTGCCCGGCGGCGTACTCAAGGACGGCTCGGTCGTCATCGCCGCCATCACCAGTTGCACGAACACGTCGAACCCGTCGGTGATGATGGCGGCCGGCGTGCTGGCGAAGAAGGCGGTCGCCCGCGGGCTCGTCAGCCAGCCGTGGGTGAAGACGAGCCTCGCCCCCGGCTCGAAGGTCGTCACCGACTACCTCACGAACGCCGGCGTGCTGCCGGACCTGGAGAAGCTGCGGTTCCACGTCGTCGGCTACGGCTGCACCACGTGCATCGGCAACAGCGGCCCGCTGCCCGACACGGTGAGCGAGGAGATCCGCGTCGAGCAACTGGTGGTGTCGGCGGTGCTCAGCGGCAACCGCAACTTCGAGGGGCGCGTCCACCCCGAGGTGCGGGCCAACTACCTCGCCTCGCCGCCGCTGGTCGTAGCCTACGCCCTCGCCGGCCGCATCGACATCGACTGGGACACGGAGCCGGTCGGCACCGGGTCCGACGGCCTGCCGGTGTTCCTCCGCGACATCTGGCCGACGCACGAGGAAGTGCAGACGGCCATCGCCGGGGCCATCCACCAGGACTCGTTCAGCCGCATCTACGGCTCCGTCTTCGAAGGCGACGCGAACTGGAAGGCGCTGAGCGTGCCGAGCGGCAACATGTTCCAGTGGGACGCGGCCAGCACGTACATCGCCAACCCGCCGTACTTCGTCGGCATGACGGCGACGCCGCCGCCCGTGAACGAGATCACCGGGGCGCGGGTGCTGGCGCTGCTCGGCGATAGCATCACGACCGACCACATCTCGCCGGCCGGGAGCATCAAGAAGGACTCGCCGGCGGGGAAGTACCTGATCGAGCGCGGGGTGACGCCGAAGGACTTCAACCAGTACGGCGCCCGCCGCGGCCACCACGACGTGATGGTCCGCGGCACGTTCGCCAACGTGCGGCTCAAGAACCAGCTCGTGCCCGGCGTCGAGGGCGGCTTCACCCGGCACCTGCCGGACGGCGAGCATACGACGATCTTCGAGGCGTCGACGGCGTACCAGGCCGCGGGCGTGCCGCTGCTGGTGATCGGCGGCAAGGAGTACGGCTCGGGGTCGAGCCGCGACTGGGCGGCGAAGGGGACGAACCTCTTGGGCGTGAAGGCGGTGCTGGCCGAGAGTTACGAACGCATCCACCGCAGCAACCTCGTCGGCATGGGGGTGCTGCCGCT carries:
- a CDS encoding UbiA family prenyltransferase produces the protein MHPRFLAFAQLLRLPNVFTAFADTALAGCVGAAVYAGWESSAYLTTLALLALASGCLYLAGMVWNDVFDLAEDRRDRPFRPLPSGRITVRTAGVLAGVLTLVGVGLTFVAGSPLLGVGLGAAVLLYDAWLKRTPLGPVAMAACRFLNVLLGLSAIPADAFPLPLRLHTAGVVGVYIVGVTWFARTEATESSRRHLTAAACVIGLSLVLALVLRARVSVEPGPSAILFPYLLVAFGFVVGVPIRRAIRSPGPKEVQAAIKRCVLGLVGLDAVLAVAFVGLPGLGILLLLPPALLLGKWVYST
- the mog gene encoding molybdopterin adenylyltransferase, translating into MPMPPKIGILTVSDRASRGEYEDRGGPAVFDALTEMLTGAWEPVRRVVPDELHTIELNLTELCDQEGCALVVTTGGTGPAPRDVTPEATEAVCEKLLPGFGELMRAVSLRSVPTAILSRQTAGVRGKTLIVNLPGKPAAIRECLLAVMPAVPYCVDLIGGPRLTTNEAVVTAFRPKGA
- a CDS encoding DoxX family protein, yielding MRTIAYWVTTVLLGLGYLAGGFGDLVQPAGFDEETAKLGYPSSFFRILGFWKLAGAVVVLLPGLPRAKEWAYAGFVINLTGAVAAHLSINDPPTDLIPPAVMLALAVASWALRPASRRLAGPCV
- a CDS encoding serine/threonine-protein kinase, whose protein sequence is MPDAPSDHTLPSAGAGDLADLSGRTLGGFQLVRKIGAGGMGQVYLARQLSLKRPVALKLLKADLTKNPTALKRFEAEAHAVAKLNHPNIVQVYEFGEHDGLRYMALEYVEGRNLREYLARKGPPELAVALSMMRQIATALTRAHEQGLVHRDIKPENILVTKRVEVKVTDFGLSRFFAPGEALNLTQSGVTLGTPLYLSPEQAQGKAVDHRSDLYSFGVTAYHLLAGEPPFRGSTAVEVALKHVTDRPPPLAGLRPDLPADLCGLVHKLMAKEPGDRYQSAREVLRDLAKVKEGLTLGLPPRPPGAPLPPTPSGPQPTALTLSGTVSGSAATLGFSGVVPVAPPVRWGRWVAAGLLAVVAAAGGAAGYAALHPPPAPPTRPAPPPLVGLPDVRPPERITTARERELVAALDRRKTPPDEWNAAAIELALLYLREGRLDDADARFEQLEKAPFVLPVATAEAKLAGKLGRGVVLAYRDGDPKHPDAAKESTAAFQAALALPIPAGVAKAKADKGSPPPAVVWAQGFLYRHPDLAHAVAEALTRDAANGVRLPPPLEALRAPRAAGKSG
- a CDS encoding bestrophin family protein, which encodes MPEPYRNIYSWVWPAAVLRRLQRILVVTTAYTAAVYFLYPSNPDMQGGWLAATSLINSLVLGALVGFRTKAAYDRWWEGRCLWGELTNHSRNLCLKAIRLADPPAADRRELFDLVAGFPFALMRHLREGVKLQEVPGFGTDAATPAHVPAELAGRVLALIRRWKAEGRIDGFGQLALDPHATAYMNVCGACEKVRNTPLPGTFLALLRHGLLFSFLLLPWHLVHVLGVWALLVQAVIVYFLLGIELTAEEVEQPFAYDPDDLPLEQFCATVRTNAAELLGVGDPGAG
- a CDS encoding M2 family metallopeptidase; protein product: MAGAVTPDAALAAPDDDAKKFIADHEARIKPLEIAAGHAWWRANISGRDDDFKKKEEAQNAIDAALADRATFGRLRALKTAKDANQIQDPILARQVELLYLAYLEKQVAPDLLRRITGKANAVEQQFNVFRARVDGRELSDSDVRNVLKNSNDSAQRQAVWEASKRVGAVVENDLKELVGLRNEAAKALGFANYHALQLKLSEQDGAELIKLFDDLDALTKGPFEAAKAEIDERLAKRYGVAANALQAWHYHDPFFQEAPTVFEANLDAPFVRADIPKLCSDFYRGIGLPIDDVLVRSDLQEKPGKSPHAFCTDIDREGDVRVLANIQPNEYWAGTMLHELGHAVYSSKNIPNKLPYVLRAEAHILSTEGVAMQFERFSKSRAWIEKMGLPLATPVAFEEAASRTRRNQLLIFSRWCQVMLRFEKGMYENPAQDLNKLWWDLVERYQGVKKPANRNAPDFASKIHVCSAPVYYHNYMMGQLFASQVHHAIARDVYKEPDPRKVIYVGDARVGRFMKDKVFAPGRTLDWKGLTRHATGAELTPAAFARDFEGR
- the sugE gene encoding quaternary ammonium compound efflux SMR transporter SugE; its protein translation is MAWVVLLLAGLFEIGWAVGLKYTNGFTRLWPTVATAASMAVSLGLLGVALRTLPLGTAYAVWTGVGAVGTVVLGIALFDEPATAGRLACAGLIVGGIVGLKVLAPG
- a CDS encoding iron-containing alcohol dehydrogenase; amino-acid sequence: MRTWSFQSAGSLLFGRGAAGHLPDVARGLGAGRVFVVADPTLQKVGTLDAVVKPILAAGMMVETFLVEKPEPAVEVVRAAAAKARAAAPAVILGLGGGSNMDVAKLVSLVLAHGGDPLDYTGDCRVPGPILPTIGVPTTAGTGSEVSAAAVFGDSARQIKVSCLSPFLRPDAAVVDPLLSASCPPKVTADSGIDALTHAIEAFTAIDNDLFPLPSGEKTVYQGKNPMADVMAKEAITLVGKYLRRAVANGDDLEARDGMALAGTLGGLAFSNAGVALVHAMEYPVGGAVHVSHGAGNGLLLPFVMEFNRPAAVRTLAKLPALLGAPDADEPDEDAAVRAVAMVAKLREDIGIPTRLRDIGVTEAMLPGFAEKAFAIKRLMRVNPRTPQSAAEIEAVYRAAF
- a CDS encoding TIGR02996 domain-containing protein, whose translation is MTDHAALLAAVCDRPDDDTPRLVFADFLDDAGDPHRAAFVRTQVELARVPDYHPLWAKCRHLDPDVFRGWGMAHTLPKPLPDGLTWRTHQFRRGFPWLVGALSAEAVAAGGDRLLSFAPVQAVAFDDRARPDLLELAGAPVLARLRRLEFTTFPLDADDLRPLVRSPHAVGLEELAFEHQGIGPGGLAHLAASDLFPRLRALTLHNNALPPALLVDALAAADRPGQLRHLNLSLADLPAADAAHLFALPLMATVEHLDLSENKGLKTDGVAALVESGAVKRLEVLELAGTLPGVPGVKALTSTGGFAGVRRLDLSDNRLGPSAVRVLAESRNARGLRVLDLSGNPVEDRGAEALAGSRHLAGLVELNLKDCGLTDAGALALAESPHLGELVRLELRDRGAAARPLGAAARRALAERFGRAVSYNE